From Methanomassiliicoccales archaeon, one genomic window encodes:
- a CDS encoding AAA family ATPase, which produces MVKELAFHECRNICEDVTFECKSTEELTPLQEIIGQNRAVKALKFGLNIKEKGFNIYVSGMPGTGRKTAIVEFIKHLAKDMPAPPDWCYVNNFKDVNSPRALRLPAGRGVEFKKNIERFISEVREGLKQAFESEEYADKRSQTLEAIEGERNNLTNMIGRTAAESGFQLQQSPIGLVLVPIIDGQPVSEQQLAQLSEDVRNQILVKRKETQDKIGTTFRQLRELERRANEGIKKLNNEVARFVMEPFLANIRELFSDCDGVIQYLSEVEEDILENLFILLQEPQAVQGQFPQAPMPDPTENYMVNLVVDNSHLEGAPVEMEWNPTYPRLFGAIEKEPRFGALITSYMMIRAGAAHRANGGFLVVPIERLAVDPIVWESLKQTISNESLEIEEPAQRFGYMVTKTLRPEAIPFEAKVIILGDPMIYSILYAQDKDFKKLFKVKAEFDTTMDRNEENIMRYASFICTLCEKENLYHMDPTGLSAIIEYSSRMVSDKEKLSTQFSEVADIVREANFYAKEEGDQLITKKHIDRQLEEKVYRSNLIQEKMQEMVERGSILVDTEGEKVGQVNGLAVLGLGDYAFGKPSRITASISVGRKGIVDIEREAEMGGPTHTKGVLILSGFLSDRYAREKPLSLTARLVFEQSYSGVDGDSASSTELYSLLSALSGKPIKQNFAVTGSVNQKGEVQAIGGVNQKIEGFFELCKARGLTGEQGCLIPHSNVQNLMLKQEVLDAVKEGKFHIWPISTIDEGIEVLTGVSAGERKPDGSWEEGTINQLVQERLNQLAETIKGFKS; this is translated from the coding sequence ATGGTAAAGGAACTTGCTTTCCATGAGTGTCGCAATATTTGTGAGGACGTGACTTTCGAATGCAAGTCGACTGAGGAACTCACTCCTCTTCAGGAGATAATAGGCCAAAATAGGGCGGTTAAGGCCCTTAAATTCGGACTCAACATCAAGGAAAAGGGATTCAACATCTATGTGTCAGGTATGCCAGGTACTGGAAGGAAGACCGCGATAGTAGAGTTCATCAAGCACTTGGCGAAGGACATGCCCGCTCCACCGGACTGGTGCTATGTGAATAACTTCAAGGATGTAAACAGTCCCAGGGCGCTTAGGCTCCCAGCTGGCCGGGGAGTGGAGTTCAAGAAGAACATAGAGCGTTTCATTTCTGAGGTGAGGGAAGGCCTGAAGCAGGCCTTCGAGAGCGAGGAGTACGCCGATAAGAGAAGCCAGACACTGGAAGCGATAGAGGGAGAGCGTAACAATCTGACCAACATGATCGGCCGCACCGCAGCAGAATCAGGCTTCCAACTTCAACAGTCACCCATTGGATTGGTGCTAGTACCTATTATAGATGGACAGCCAGTGTCCGAGCAGCAACTTGCCCAGCTTTCTGAGGATGTTAGAAATCAGATCCTTGTTAAGAGAAAGGAGACTCAGGATAAGATTGGAACCACCTTTCGACAGCTTCGTGAGCTGGAGAGAAGGGCTAATGAAGGGATCAAGAAGCTGAACAATGAGGTTGCACGCTTTGTCATGGAACCATTCCTGGCGAACATCAGGGAGCTCTTCAGCGACTGTGATGGAGTGATCCAGTACCTATCTGAGGTGGAGGAGGACATATTGGAGAACCTCTTCATCCTTCTTCAGGAACCCCAAGCAGTCCAGGGTCAATTTCCTCAGGCACCCATGCCCGATCCTACCGAGAATTACATGGTTAACCTTGTGGTGGACAACTCTCATCTTGAGGGAGCCCCGGTGGAAATGGAGTGGAATCCCACATACCCCAGGCTCTTCGGGGCCATTGAGAAGGAACCGAGGTTCGGTGCCCTAATAACCAGTTACATGATGATCAGGGCAGGAGCGGCCCACAGGGCGAACGGTGGTTTCTTGGTAGTGCCAATCGAGCGCCTAGCCGTGGATCCCATAGTCTGGGAGAGTCTCAAGCAGACAATATCCAATGAGAGTTTGGAGATAGAGGAGCCAGCCCAACGCTTCGGATACATGGTGACCAAGACCCTCAGGCCAGAGGCGATCCCGTTTGAGGCTAAGGTGATCATTCTCGGAGATCCGATGATCTACAGCATCCTGTACGCTCAGGATAAGGACTTCAAAAAGCTGTTCAAGGTCAAGGCCGAATTCGACACCACCATGGACCGCAATGAGGAGAACATCATGAGATACGCGTCCTTCATCTGCACCCTCTGCGAGAAGGAGAACCTCTATCATATGGACCCTACTGGATTGTCAGCGATAATTGAGTACTCCTCTCGAATGGTATCGGATAAGGAGAAACTCTCCACCCAGTTCTCCGAGGTCGCTGACATCGTAAGGGAGGCGAACTTCTACGCAAAGGAGGAGGGCGACCAGCTAATCACCAAGAAGCATATCGACAGGCAGCTGGAGGAGAAGGTGTACAGGTCCAACTTGATCCAGGAGAAGATGCAGGAGATGGTGGAACGAGGTTCGATTCTGGTGGACACCGAGGGGGAGAAGGTTGGCCAGGTGAACGGTCTGGCCGTCCTTGGCTTGGGAGATTACGCCTTCGGGAAACCATCCAGGATAACCGCTAGCATCTCTGTTGGCCGTAAGGGTATAGTAGACATCGAGAGAGAGGCAGAGATGGGAGGCCCGACGCATACCAAGGGCGTGCTCATTCTGAGCGGTTTCTTGAGCGATCGTTACGCGAGAGAGAAGCCTCTGAGCCTCACCGCTAGATTGGTCTTCGAGCAGTCATACAGCGGCGTGGACGGTGACAGCGCTTCCAGTACCGAGCTCTACTCGTTGCTCTCTGCATTGTCTGGAAAGCCCATCAAGCAAAACTTCGCAGTAACGGGTTCTGTGAACCAGAAGGGCGAGGTCCAGGCCATTGGAGGCGTGAACCAGAAGATTGAGGGATTCTTTGAGTTATGCAAGGCTAGAGGCTTGACGGGAGAACAGGGATGCCTCATACCTCATAGCAATGTCCAGAATCTGATGTTGAAACAGGAGGTCTTGGACGCGGTCAAAGAAGGCAAATTCCACATCTGGCCGATTAGTACCATCGACGAGGGTATAGAAGTTCTCACGGGCGTATCGGCGGGTGAGAGGAAGCCGGATGGAAGCTGGGAGGAGGGGACCATCAACCAGCTTGTCCAGGAGAGGCTCAACCAGCTGGCGGAAACGATCAAGGGGTTCAAGTCATAG
- a CDS encoding biotin--protein ligase translates to MIGQRELLQGFSERKVKGGKLVRVRLIHDGETIRSVRITGDFLLHPEETLVDIEMGLFGIPLDKGRDFFLEVVNGIAAERNAQFIGFSAEDIADLLEEALI, encoded by the coding sequence ATGATCGGGCAACGAGAGCTGCTCCAGGGCTTCTCCGAGAGGAAGGTGAAGGGTGGCAAGTTGGTGAGGGTGCGTCTCATCCACGATGGGGAGACGATCAGATCGGTGAGGATAACCGGAGACTTTCTTCTTCATCCGGAGGAGACGCTGGTAGATATTGAGATGGGGCTTTTTGGCATCCCTCTAGATAAGGGAAGGGACTTCTTCCTGGAAGTGGTGAATGGCATTGCTGCAGAAAGGAACGCTCAGTTCATCGGTTTTTCGGCCGAGGATATCGCCGACCTGCTTGAGGAGGCACTGATCTGA
- a CDS encoding winged helix-turn-helix transcriptional regulator: protein MDEVDIEITIRLAQNSRISFRELADTLDLSVNAVHKRVQTLQELGIFNRFQATVSFMVFRPVLVLVSGFSQSSYLDKAVEELGKDRRIFKVIMAGGNMIYVHAFLRDLSELQDLLEVTRKKGEMINPSFGFFQPPEMVLPPLSSMDYRILNVIKDDARMAVSDIAEELGVTTKTVRRRLSRMEKEGLIALTIDFVPTASSDIITILHLKVSDPEKRKEMVPSLMDKYRPHVIGLSCLFDPHDIVYCNLWTKNMKEMTRIIEDIRKDERVESVVPNIYYNQKTFETWIDDLIRERAGVR from the coding sequence ATGGACGAGGTGGATATCGAGATCACCATTAGGCTTGCCCAGAACTCGAGGATTTCGTTCAGGGAACTCGCGGACACGCTGGATCTCTCCGTCAACGCAGTTCACAAGAGGGTCCAGACCCTGCAGGAGCTGGGCATATTCAACCGCTTTCAGGCGACTGTGTCCTTCATGGTATTTCGACCGGTCCTGGTTCTCGTCAGCGGTTTCTCCCAATCATCCTATCTTGATAAGGCGGTGGAGGAACTGGGCAAAGATCGGCGAATATTCAAGGTGATCATGGCGGGAGGTAACATGATCTACGTTCATGCCTTTCTGCGCGATCTATCAGAACTGCAGGACCTCCTGGAAGTGACAAGGAAGAAAGGAGAGATGATCAATCCATCATTCGGGTTCTTCCAGCCCCCCGAGATGGTCTTACCCCCTTTGAGCAGTATGGATTATCGCATACTAAATGTCATAAAGGATGATGCGAGAATGGCAGTGTCCGATATTGCGGAGGAGCTAGGGGTCACCACCAAGACGGTGAGGAGGCGTCTTTCCCGGATGGAGAAAGAAGGACTGATAGCTCTCACGATTGACTTCGTTCCCACCGCATCCAGCGACATCATCACCATCCTCCATCTCAAGGTATCGGATCCTGAGAAGAGAAAGGAGATGGTGCCCTCCCTCATGGACAAATACCGCCCTCACGTGATAGGGCTTTCCTGCCTCTTCGACCCCCACGACATCGTGTACTGCAACTTATGGACCAAGAACATGAAGGAGATGACAAGGATCATCGAGGATATACGCAAGGACGAAAGGGTGGAGAGTGTGGTACCCAATATCTACTATAATCAGAAAACCTTCGAGACCTGGATAGACGATCTCATTAGGGAAAGGGCCGGGGTTCGATAA
- a CDS encoding radical SAM protein, with protein sequence MTGIPGLEELHLLLTYRCDMECDHCFVWSSPRSWATMNLKDITSIIDQAAEVPTIKTIYFEGGEPFLYYPLLLKGIEYARIRGFDIGVVTNAYWANNEDDASLWLEPLLDKGIVDLSISIDEYHGTNEPKRNVERAVKAAREVGLPVNVLEIQGIKAYDREIPVQSDANKLYFRGRAAEKLVKNASRYPHDQLGGCPENPPNIRRLHVDCFGNLQFCQGVSIGNIWIQPLSKIVVTFVPEKHPIIGPLMRGGLSELSRTCGMMPSDNYADACHFCYLIRVEMISRRMYRGILRPLQTYGMEGMD encoded by the coding sequence ATGACTGGAATTCCAGGTTTGGAGGAACTGCACCTGCTGCTAACCTACAGGTGCGACATGGAGTGCGATCATTGCTTCGTCTGGAGCTCACCCCGGTCCTGGGCGACGATGAACCTGAAGGATATCACATCCATAATCGATCAGGCTGCTGAGGTCCCGACCATCAAGACCATCTACTTCGAGGGTGGGGAGCCCTTCCTGTACTATCCGCTCCTTTTGAAGGGCATCGAGTATGCGAGAATCAGAGGATTCGATATAGGTGTGGTGACCAACGCATACTGGGCCAACAATGAGGATGACGCTTCTCTATGGCTTGAACCTCTTCTGGACAAAGGGATAGTCGATCTCAGCATCAGCATCGATGAGTACCATGGGACGAATGAGCCTAAGCGCAATGTGGAGAGGGCTGTTAAGGCTGCCAGGGAAGTCGGGCTCCCAGTCAATGTTCTGGAGATACAAGGCATAAAGGCGTATGATAGGGAAATTCCTGTACAGAGTGATGCAAATAAGTTGTACTTCAGAGGAAGAGCGGCTGAGAAGCTTGTGAAAAATGCTTCTAGATACCCCCACGACCAATTGGGGGGCTGTCCAGAGAACCCTCCCAACATTAGAAGGCTTCATGTCGATTGTTTCGGGAATCTACAGTTTTGCCAGGGAGTTTCCATAGGAAACATATGGATCCAACCCTTGTCCAAGATCGTGGTAACATTCGTTCCAGAGAAGCATCCGATAATCGGACCACTCATGAGGGGTGGCCTTTCCGAACTCTCTAGAACCTGCGGGATGATGCCTTCAGACAATTATGCTGACGCCTGCCATTTCTGCTATCTCATTCGGGTTGAGATGATCTCCAGGCGGATGTATAGGGGAATACTCAGACCACTTCAAACCTACGGTATGGAAGGAATGGACTGA
- a CDS encoding DNA-binding protein, with protein sequence MKFSEARLGRIFILRLEDGEDLHGILERFAEEMRIETGAVLALGGAADGSRLVVGPEDIKASPINPMKRILNGVNEISGVGTLVRDEKGKAVLHMHVAAGRGDSTAAGCTRAGVNIWQVAEIVVFELVGSGALRKFEEDTGFVLLDFE encoded by the coding sequence ATGAAGTTCTCCGAGGCGCGGTTGGGCCGGATATTCATTCTGAGGTTGGAGGATGGAGAAGATCTCCACGGTATCCTGGAGCGATTCGCCGAAGAAATGAGGATAGAGACAGGGGCGGTCCTTGCTCTCGGAGGTGCAGCAGATGGCTCTAGGCTCGTTGTCGGTCCCGAGGATATCAAGGCCAGCCCCATCAATCCCATGAAGAGGATACTAAACGGTGTCAACGAAATCTCCGGAGTAGGGACGTTGGTGAGGGACGAAAAAGGAAAGGCAGTCCTCCACATGCATGTCGCGGCTGGGAGAGGAGACAGCACGGCAGCTGGCTGTACAAGGGCAGGTGTGAACATCTGGCAGGTGGCGGAGATAGTGGTATTTGAGCTGGTCGGTTCTGGGGCATTGAGAAAATTCGAGGAGGACACGGGGTTCGTTCTGCTAGACTTCGAATGA
- a CDS encoding ABC transporter ATP-binding protein, with the protein MNTNANDIVVFDHISKEFKGFPALRDVTFTMRRGEVLGYVGPNGAGKTTTIKSLVGLITDFRGQLIIDGKFISSNGGSQALVGYLPQKVAFQEWKTVEQALSTFGRLSGLSGEELEARLTEVLEMVGLSESRRRKISNLSGGNIQKVGLAQAMIHHPKILVLDEPLAGLDPTSRYNLKKVIRQISETGTTVFFSSHILSDVEDVADRICIVNQGTVLSIGTIEELKRMFLIANAFEVTVSDRPKKAASPLDIEGVNDVRWTSSNTFILEIDGRAQETNSLLRQLIDMGYGIESFSPVMPNLDDLYMRFVTTEVVA; encoded by the coding sequence ATGAACACGAATGCGAACGATATCGTGGTCTTCGATCACATTTCTAAGGAGTTCAAGGGGTTCCCCGCTCTAAGGGACGTCACTTTCACCATGAGAAGGGGAGAGGTCCTTGGGTACGTTGGCCCCAATGGAGCGGGCAAGACAACTACCATAAAATCACTGGTGGGGCTGATCACTGATTTCAGGGGTCAACTGATTATTGATGGCAAATTCATCTCCTCCAACGGAGGATCGCAAGCCCTTGTAGGCTATCTCCCCCAGAAAGTGGCATTCCAGGAGTGGAAGACTGTGGAACAGGCCCTCAGCACATTTGGGAGGCTATCCGGACTATCTGGAGAGGAGCTAGAGGCAAGGCTAACAGAGGTCTTGGAAATGGTCGGTCTTTCTGAATCGAGGAGAAGGAAGATATCCAACCTTTCAGGGGGGAATATTCAGAAGGTGGGACTGGCACAGGCCATGATTCATCATCCGAAGATCCTTGTACTGGACGAGCCACTGGCCGGGTTGGATCCCACCAGCCGCTATAATCTCAAGAAGGTTATCAGGCAGATAAGCGAGACGGGCACCACGGTGTTCTTCTCTTCGCACATTCTCAGCGATGTTGAGGATGTCGCGGACAGGATATGCATCGTAAATCAGGGAACGGTTCTCAGCATTGGAACGATTGAGGAACTGAAGAGGATGTTCCTGATTGCCAATGCCTTCGAAGTGACCGTGTCTGATAGGCCAAAGAAGGCTGCGAGCCCCCTCGACATCGAGGGTGTCAATGATGTAAGGTGGACATCCTCCAACACATTCATCCTGGAGATTGATGGGAGGGCTCAAGAGACAAACTCCCTACTTAGACAGCTTATAGACATGGGATATGGCATCGAGAGCTTCTCTCCCGTTATGCCTAATCTGGATGATCTGTACATGAGATTCGTGACTACGGAGGTAGTGGCATGA
- a CDS encoding lipoate--protein ligase family protein: protein MDFELKTASVNMAIDEAVSIAVGRGESPPTIRFYGWEPSAVSIGCFQSVEEEVDVEVCKEIGVDIVRRRTGAGSVYHDRDGEITYSVICPLEMVDDDISASYRTICGWIIDALDLLGLQGQFHPINDVLVSGRKISGSAQTRRGGVFLMHGTLLYDLDLGTMFSVLKVGKEKLSDKDIVEFDERVTCILNEIEVPWHLVLRALRVAFTSEKDWEMGALSKKEMVQVHRLVVERYGSDEWTYSR, encoded by the coding sequence ATGGATTTCGAGCTGAAGACCGCCTCCGTGAACATGGCAATTGACGAGGCCGTCTCGATCGCTGTGGGCAGGGGAGAATCGCCTCCCACCATTAGGTTCTACGGCTGGGAACCGAGTGCGGTCTCCATAGGATGTTTCCAGAGCGTGGAGGAAGAGGTCGACGTTGAGGTCTGCAAGGAGATCGGCGTGGACATTGTGAGGAGAAGGACGGGCGCTGGTTCAGTATATCATGATAGGGATGGAGAGATCACATACAGTGTGATATGCCCCCTAGAAATGGTAGATGATGATATCTCCGCTTCCTACCGCACGATCTGCGGCTGGATTATCGATGCACTGGACCTTCTCGGCCTTCAGGGCCAGTTTCACCCGATCAACGACGTTCTGGTAAGTGGAAGGAAGATATCGGGGAGTGCCCAAACACGAAGGGGTGGGGTATTCCTCATGCACGGAACATTGCTGTACGATCTTGATCTAGGAACCATGTTCTCGGTTCTCAAGGTAGGTAAGGAGAAACTTTCCGACAAGGATATCGTGGAATTCGATGAACGAGTCACATGCATCCTGAACGAGATCGAAGTTCCATGGCATCTGGTCCTGAGGGCATTGAGGGTGGCCTTCACCTCTGAAAAGGACTGGGAAATGGGAGCCCTTTCCAAGAAAGAGATGGTGCAAGTCCATAGGCTCGTTGTCGAGAGGTACGGCAGTGATGAGTGGACCTATTCCCGTTAG
- the msrA gene encoding peptide-methionine (S)-S-oxide reductase MsrA, which yields MQISENVKEAAFAAGCFWGVEARFLEVEGVVNTEVGYMGGIKEEPTYKEVCSGKTGHAETVHLFYDPNKVSYHELLETFWSMHNPTTPNRQGVDVGTQYRSVIFYYDQEQRELAERSKEALDASGRYRKKIVTEIVPAPNFWRAEEYHQRYFEKKGGGTCHV from the coding sequence ATGCAGATTTCAGAGAATGTAAAAGAGGCGGCTTTCGCGGCTGGATGCTTCTGGGGAGTGGAAGCCAGGTTCTTAGAGGTCGAGGGTGTTGTTAACACTGAGGTTGGCTATATGGGTGGCATCAAGGAAGAACCCACCTACAAGGAGGTGTGTTCAGGCAAGACCGGTCATGCCGAAACCGTGCATCTGTTCTATGATCCGAATAAAGTGTCGTACCATGAGCTTCTGGAGACATTCTGGAGTATGCATAATCCGACCACCCCTAACAGGCAGGGGGTGGATGTGGGGACCCAGTACAGATCCGTCATATTCTACTACGACCAGGAGCAGAGAGAATTGGCTGAGAGGTCAAAGGAGGCTCTCGATGCCTCGGGACGATACAGGAAGAAGATCGTGACTGAGATCGTGCCAGCGCCAAATTTCTGGAGAGCGGAGGAATATCATCAGCGCTACTTCGAGAAGAAGGGAGGCGGAACCTGTCACGTTTGA
- a CDS encoding DUF4129 domain-containing protein: MTGFGLRRSPAIAILLALICVVAVLLLIANIGNVTDEEGEGILGPAGNLIAERIAEILFVFWIALFISFMVINFKGKAGTRKGIETNGGFSWAGPLSIMVLIGFIVVIKILTGDSGGGAGSDDGEGGGGAGEIIPGTGGGGPESYLIFIITAVIIGVVLFIVVRELRSRRPRPPTMTSDNEMKVIIERAVDSLEAGGDPRTVVYRSYMNMCNLLERRGLTDISYLTPGEFASIAVGEFHLPHQQVEELTQLFEEARYSDHLVGEGMKERSIRCLRAIKISLENEKRGSIGSVS, translated from the coding sequence GTGACTGGGTTCGGGCTCAGACGTTCCCCGGCAATCGCCATCCTGTTGGCGCTGATCTGCGTCGTTGCAGTACTTCTGCTAATCGCCAATATAGGAAATGTCACCGATGAGGAAGGAGAGGGAATACTGGGACCTGCAGGGAACCTGATCGCAGAAAGAATCGCCGAGATTCTGTTCGTGTTCTGGATCGCGCTCTTCATCTCCTTTATGGTGATTAACTTCAAGGGAAAGGCCGGCACTCGCAAGGGGATAGAGACTAATGGAGGGTTCTCCTGGGCCGGGCCCCTATCTATCATGGTTCTGATCGGCTTCATTGTGGTCATCAAGATCCTGACTGGAGATAGTGGGGGAGGGGCTGGATCTGATGATGGCGAAGGTGGAGGTGGAGCGGGAGAGATAATTCCGGGAACGGGAGGTGGGGGACCGGAAAGCTATCTGATCTTTATAATCACTGCCGTTATAATCGGCGTAGTGCTGTTCATCGTAGTTAGGGAGCTCAGGTCCAGGAGGCCTCGTCCACCTACGATGACCTCAGATAATGAGATGAAGGTCATAATCGAGAGAGCAGTGGACTCATTGGAGGCAGGCGGTGACCCACGGACGGTAGTGTACAGAAGCTACATGAACATGTGTAACCTGCTGGAACGAAGGGGGCTTACAGACATATCCTATCTGACCCCGGGAGAGTTCGCATCGATAGCGGTCGGGGAGTTCCATTTGCCCCACCAGCAAGTGGAGGAGCTCACCCAGCTATTCGAGGAGGCTAGGTACAGCGATCATCTCGTGGGCGAAGGGATGAAGGAGCGGTCGATACGGTGCCTGAGGGCGATCAAGATATCTCTTGAAAATGAGAAGAGGGGATCCATTGGATCGGTATCTTGA
- a CDS encoding ABC transporter permease subunit has protein sequence MSFSILFKDELNGFYRSKVMLFLWMGLPLMAILLKLWSPDMQGEIPFSTFTALMISSIGGTLVSVMLAVSIINEKSNGVYDLFVIRPIRRRNLLISKFLTVFLCVVAAALIALSLTMVLDLGTSGVLPPMESLMESLVLSVSIMGVASAVGVLIGVASPSVLVGAILVVYGGAQISALSALPSLMGWENGTVMTALIAMAITIVFMTIAGVYFSKKQF, from the coding sequence ATGAGCTTCAGCATTCTTTTCAAGGACGAGCTGAATGGATTCTACCGCTCAAAGGTCATGCTTTTCCTTTGGATGGGGTTGCCGCTTATGGCTATACTGCTCAAGCTGTGGTCTCCGGATATGCAGGGTGAGATTCCCTTTAGCACATTCACTGCCTTGATGATATCAAGCATCGGAGGAACCCTGGTCTCGGTCATGCTTGCCGTATCAATAATAAACGAGAAGAGCAACGGGGTCTACGATCTCTTCGTCATCAGACCCATCAGGCGCAGGAATCTCCTCATATCCAAGTTCCTGACCGTATTCCTGTGCGTGGTGGCAGCTGCCCTCATCGCGCTTTCGCTCACAATGGTACTGGATCTCGGAACCAGTGGTGTCCTTCCACCCATGGAATCCCTGATGGAATCCTTGGTACTGAGTGTCTCGATAATGGGAGTTGCGAGCGCGGTGGGTGTGCTCATCGGGGTAGCCTCGCCCTCTGTGCTGGTGGGTGCGATACTGGTCGTCTACGGAGGTGCCCAGATTTCTGCCCTAAGTGCACTGCCCTCACTCATGGGATGGGAAAACGGAACAGTGATGACCGCCCTGATAGCAATGGCAATCACCATTGTTTTCATGACAATCGCCGGGGTCTACTTCAGCAAGAAGCAGTTCTGA